Proteins from a single region of Coregonus clupeaformis isolate EN_2021a chromosome 19, ASM2061545v1, whole genome shotgun sequence:
- the LOC121532122 gene encoding monoacylglycerol lipase ABHD2, which yields MSTLVEPGDVHTIAPEMPAMFDGMKLAAVATVLYFLVRCLNLKSPTAPPDVTYQDTPLNRYLLKSCPILTKAYIPPLLWGKSGHLQTALYGKMGRVSSPTPCGVRKYLLMQDGATATFDLFEPLGDHRTGDDITMVICPGIGNHSEKHYIRTFVDHSQRQGYRCAVLNHLGALPNIELTSPRMFTYGCTWEFAAMVGYIKRAFPQTLLIVVGFSLGGNIVCKFLGENRINQERVLCCVSVCQGYSALRAQETFLQWDQCRRLYNFLMADNMKKIILSHRGSLFGMNSSKMDDADLSRLYTATSLMQIDDNIMRKFHGHDTLKEYYEKESCVHYIHNVNVPLLLVNSSDDPLVHQSLLTIPRTLAEKKQNVIFALTLHGGHLGFFEGAVLFPQPLTWMDKVIVGYANAICQWERHRPPCQRTRRGPCPQAKRKA from the exons ATGAGTACACTCGTGGAGCCGGGTGATGTCCACACCATTGCCCCCGAGATGCCAGCCATGTTTGATGGCATGAAGCTGGCTGCTGTCGCAACGGTGCTCTATTTCCTGGTGCGCTGTCTGAATCTGAAGAGTCCCACGGCCCCGCCTGATGTCACCTATCAGGACACGCCCCTCAATCGCTACCTGCTCAAGTCCTGCCCCATCCTGACCAAAGC GTACATACCACCGCTGCTGTGGGGGAAGAGTGGACACCTCCAGACGGCCCTGTATGGGAAGATGGGGCGTGTCAGCTCCCCGACCCCCTGTGGGGTACGCAAGTACCTCCTCATGCAGGATGGGGCCACTGCCACCTTTGACCTCTTCGAGCCGCTGGGTGACCACCGCACTGGAG ATGACATCACAATGGTGATCTGCCCGGGGATTGGTAACCACAGTGAGAAGCACTACATCCGCACCTTTGTGGATCACTCCCAGAGGCAGGGATACAGGTGTGCTGTTCTCAACCATCTGGGGGCCCTGCCCAACATCGAGCTCACCTCGCCACGCATGTTCACCTACG GTTGTACATGGGAGTTTGCAGCCATGGTAGGTTACATCAAGCGGGCCTTCCCCCAGACACTGCTCATCGTGGTGGGCTTCAGCCTGGGGGGGAACATTGTGTGCAAGTTTCTGGGGGAGAACAGGATCAACCAGGAGAGAGTGCTGTGCTGCGTCAGTGTCTGCCAGGGATACAGCGCACTCCG GGCCCAGGAGACGTTCCTACAGTGGGACCAGTGTCGGAGGCTCTATAACTTCCTCATGGCAGACAACATGAAGAAGATCATCCTCTCCCACCG GGGCAGTTTGTTTGGAATGAACTCGAGCAAGATGGACGACGCAGACCTAAGCCGACTGTACACAGCTACCTCTCTAATGCAGATCGATGACAATATCATGAG AAAGTTCCATGGTCACGACACGCTGAAAGAGTACTACGAGAAGGAAAGCTGCGTACACTACATTCACAAT GTCAATGTGCCTCTTCTGTTGGTCAACTCCTCAGATGACCCTCTGGTCCATCAGTCACTTCTGACCATCCCACGCACACTCGCAG AAAAGAAGCAGAATGTGATCTTCGCCCTGACGCTCCACGGGGGTCATCTGGGCTTCTTCGAGGGGGCTGTGCTGTTTCCCCAGCCACTCACCTGGATGGACAAGGTCATAGTGGGCTATGCCAACGCAATATGCCAGTGGGAGAGACACAGACCGCCCTGCCAGAGGACACGTCGTGGTCCCTGTCCACAGGCCAAACGTAAAGCTTAA